The following DNA comes from Bradyrhizobium sp. SK17.
TCTCGACCGAGAACGACTTGAAATCGGCGAGTTGGATCGGCGGCACCACTTCGATGGCGACGGTGTAGGTCAGGTCGGTCTTGCCCGACAGCAGCTCCTCGACCTGGTCCTTCTCGGTCGGCATCGTGATCTTCGGCTCGCCGGCAAGGCGGAAGCCGCGGTCTTCGAACAACTGCCGGTTGGTGTCGCTGATGGTCTGGTCGATGGTCTCGGCCATGACCGAGCGGCCATAGATCTTCTTCAGATGAGCCACCGGCACCTTGCCGGGACGGAAGCCGTTGAGACGGACCTTGTCCTTGAGGTCGACCAGCTTGGCGCCCGCCTTGGCATCGAGATCGGATGCCGGAACGCTGATCTTGAATTCGTGCTTCAGTCCCTCGTTGAGGGTCTCGGTGACCTGCATGGTATCAATCTTCTTCCGCTTTTGCCGCGGCCCGAGCGGCCGTGGCAGTGTTCAATCTGTGCGACGCTTGAGCCTTGCGGCCTGACGTCTGTGGGTTCGGCGAACCGTCATCCCCTGCGGGGCAAAGGCTCTCCAAGAATTCGTCATGCAAACGCTGTAAGCGCTTGGTGCGGGCGGAGGGACTCGAACCCCCACAACTTTCGTCACTGGAACCTAAATCCAGCGCGTCTACCAGTTCCGCCACGCCCGCGCGAAAAGCATCCAGTCCGGCCGCGATGCCGCGGGCGGCCGGGCTTATAACATGCGCCCACCGGTTCGCAGCAAAAAAATGGCCGCTGGCGACCTCATCCCGCGACCGATCGCGACTGGACAGGTGCACTCGAAAATGGTCCGCATCGGCCCGATGACAAGCCCCGTAGCACGTCCCGAATTTTCCCTCACCCGGCGCGATCTGATGGCCGCCTTCGGCGCCGCGGCGCTTTGCCCCGCCTGGCCCGCCACGGCCCTGGCGCAGGGCCGGACCGCGGTCGCGCTCAAGGCCAGGACCGATGGCATCTCGCTTCGCCCTGGCAGCGGACCGGAAACCCCGGTCTGGTCGCTCGGAAATGGCGAGCTCCGCTTCAAGCGCGGCGAGGTTCTGGACGTGACCTTTGGCAACGAATTGCCGGTCGCGGCCACGCTGGATTGCCGTGGGCTCGATGGCGTCCCCGCCGCCGAGCCGCTGACGTCCCGGGCGCCGCTCGCGACCGGGGCAACGGACAGCTTCCAGCTCCCGCTCCGGCATGCCGGTACCTTCCTGTGCGCACCGCTGGTCAGCGACGATGCTTCGGCGCCAACCCGCCCGCGGCCGCTGATCGTTACCGGTACGTCGCCGGTCGCGATCGACCGGGACGAGGTCCTGCTGATCGAGGAGTGGCGCCTGCGGTCGGACGTAACCGCGATCCCGCCCGGAAACGATCCGAAAGATTCGACGCCGATTCATACAATTAACGGCAAAACCTCATACGATATCTCGGCACCGGGCAACGCCCGCCTCAGACTCCGCTTTATCAATGGCAGCCAACGCAGCGTGCTGGCGGTCAAACTGGAGAATCTCGAGGTCCGCGTGATGGCCATCGACGGCCAGCCGGCCGAACCGTTCCCCGCCCGCAATGGTGCGCTGATACTGGCGCCGGGAAGCCGCACCGACGTCTTTGTCGACGCCGTGGGGCCGGCGGGAACGACCTTTGCGATCCTGTTGCACGACGGCAAGCAGGCCCACCCGGTCGGCAAACTCGTCGTCTCGAACGAGCCGCCGCTCCGGGCGGCGGCGTTCCCGCCGGCGCCGCCGCTTCCGGGCAACGACATGCCCGCCCAGATCGATCTGAAAAATGCCACGCGATTCGATCTGGCACTCGGCGCACCGGCCGAATGGTTCCGCACAGCCGATTTCAAGCCATCCGTCGCCCCGGCGTTTCAGGCCAAGGCCGGCCGGGCGGTGGTGCTGGCCCTGACCAACCGCGGCGCAATGGCCAGCGTGTTTCACCTGCATGGCCATCACTTCCGCCTGCTCGACCGGCTCGACGACGGCTGGAAACCATACTGGCTCGACACACTCGCGGTCGAACCGGGCCAGACCCAGCGGATCGCCTTCCTCGCCGAATATCCTGGCCGCTATCTGATCGAGCAGGTCGCGGCCGACTGGGCGGCACCGCGGCTCCTCCGATGGTACAATGTCCAATAACAAGACGAGGAAACGCCATGAGCCAGACAGTTGCAGCGATCCGCGAAGTCCGTGCGCGAAGCGTCGTCGTGCCGCTCAAGCGCCCCGTGAAGAACGCCTTCGGCGTAATCGATTCCGGCCCGCTGATCCTGATCGATGTCGAGACCGATCAAGGCGTTACCGGCCATAGCTACATCTTCGCCTACAGCAAGCTCACACTTAAGCCACTGGCGTATCTGATCGAGGAGATCGGCCGCGAACTGGTCGGCAAGCCGGTCGCGCCGTTCGATCTGATGAAGGCGATGGATGCCAAATTCCGCCTGCTCGGCTGGCAGGGCCTGGTCGGCATGGCGGTCTCAGGTCTCGACATGGCCTATTGGGACGTGCTCGGCCAGTTCGCCGGCCGTCCGCTGGTCGAATTGCTCGGCGGCTCGGCGAAGCCGATCAAGGCCTATGACAGCTACGGCGTGGTCGACCCTGCCACCGATGAGCGCGCGCTGCGCCGTTCGCTCGACCAGGGCTTTCGCGGCATCAAGATCAAGGGCGGCGACGGCGACGCCGCCAATGACGAGCGCGTCGTGAAGGGCGTACGCGCCCTGCTCGGCCCCGACATCGCGCTGATGATCGACTTCAACCAATCGCTCGATCCGGCGGAAGCGACCCGCCGCATCGCGCGGCTTGCGCCTTACGACCTGCACTGGATCGAAGAGCCGGTGCCGCAGGAGAGCCTGTCCGGACACGCCAAGGTCCGCGAGACCTCGCCGACGCCGATCCAGGCCGGCGAGAACTGGTGGTTCCCGCGCGGCTTCGCCGAAGCCATCGCGGCGGGCGCGTCCGACTTCATCATGCCCGACGTCATGAAGGTCGGCGGCGTCACCGGCTGGATGCAGGTCGCCGGACAGGCCGACGCCGCATCGATCCCGATGTCGAGCCATTTGTTCGCGGAGGTCAGCGCGCATCTGCTCGCGGTGACGCCGACCGCGCATTGGCTCGAATTCCTCGACTTCGCCGGCGCGATCCTGGCGCAGCCCGCAGAGATCAAAGACGGCGCGGTGACCGCCCGCGGTCCCGGCCTCGGCATCACCTGGAACGAGCCTGCGATCGCGAAATACCTGGTGAGCTAGCGCGCTTCACCTTTGCGACGCGTTCATGTAGTCGTCGGGACATCGGAGCGCGCAATGTCCAACAGCAACAAACTGACCCTCAAATTTCGCTGTCCGGCGGAGCTTGAGGGCCTGCTTCCGCCGCCGGTGCCGGCGGCCCAGGGCGTCCCCGACTGGCTCAAGACGATGCCGGCGACGTCCTTCAGCTCGATTAACCAGCACGACGACGACACCATCAAGCGCTGCCCCCCTTCGTCGATGCGATGACCTGCGGGTTCTTGCTGCCGCTGGTATGCGATCTGAGAATCGAGAATGGCGAGATCACCTGGGACCAGGACCTGCCGCCGGGAGGCACGCCCGAGTTTCCGCGTTCACCGATCGGCTTTCACGATCCGGGTCAGGTCAGCGGCACGCCGCTGTTTGAGGCCGGCCGCTTCTTTCTCAAATTCCACAATTT
Coding sequences within:
- a CDS encoding multicopper oxidase family protein; protein product: MVRIGPMTSPVARPEFSLTRRDLMAAFGAAALCPAWPATALAQGRTAVALKARTDGISLRPGSGPETPVWSLGNGELRFKRGEVLDVTFGNELPVAATLDCRGLDGVPAAEPLTSRAPLATGATDSFQLPLRHAGTFLCAPLVSDDASAPTRPRPLIVTGTSPVAIDRDEVLLIEEWRLRSDVTAIPPGNDPKDSTPIHTINGKTSYDISAPGNARLRLRFINGSQRSVLAVKLENLEVRVMAIDGQPAEPFPARNGALILAPGSRTDVFVDAVGPAGTTFAILLHDGKQAHPVGKLVVSNEPPLRAAAFPPAPPLPGNDMPAQIDLKNATRFDLALGAPAEWFRTADFKPSVAPAFQAKAGRAVVLALTNRGAMASVFHLHGHHFRLLDRLDDGWKPYWLDTLAVEPGQTQRIAFLAEYPGRYLIEQVAADWAAPRLLRWYNVQ
- a CDS encoding enolase C-terminal domain-like protein, yielding MSQTVAAIREVRARSVVVPLKRPVKNAFGVIDSGPLILIDVETDQGVTGHSYIFAYSKLTLKPLAYLIEEIGRELVGKPVAPFDLMKAMDAKFRLLGWQGLVGMAVSGLDMAYWDVLGQFAGRPLVELLGGSAKPIKAYDSYGVVDPATDERALRRSLDQGFRGIKIKGGDGDAANDERVVKGVRALLGPDIALMIDFNQSLDPAEATRRIARLAPYDLHWIEEPVPQESLSGHAKVRETSPTPIQAGENWWFPRGFAEAIAAGASDFIMPDVMKVGGVTGWMQVAGQADAASIPMSSHLFAEVSAHLLAVTPTAHWLEFLDFAGAILAQPAEIKDGAVTARGPGLGITWNEPAIAKYLVS